Part of the Gilliamella sp. wkB7 genome is shown below.
TTCCTAGTGCGACAGCCATAAAAAAGGACATAATAATCATATTAAAGCTTTCCGCCAGACCGACGGCAGCCATTTCAGCATTACCAATCCAACTTACAAGAAAAGTACTGAAAATTCCCATCAATATGACCGATAGGTTTTCAATAAAAATTGGCATGGCTAAGGGGAAAATCTCACGCCAAAGCAAAACATTGTTTGAATGTCTTTTTTGGTATAATTGTGATTTTTTTAAGCGATCAACTAATTGAACATTCAATTTAAAGCCTAAATTTGTCCATAAAATTTTGCAGATATTATAACTCTTTTATTTAATAAAAATGAACTTATGTTTTAAAAATAAACTTTATTAATATAATAATGTTAACTAAGAAATTGATCATCTAAACTCATCGCGAAATTTGATGTATCATTAAAAAATGGACAATAAAAAGGCTATTGATAAAATAAATTGATTCAGCTCTGAAACAATAGTCAGTATTATTTTATCGTGGTTAAATTTTAGTATTAATTAAACCATATAAAAAAATTTGTCAAAAAGTTTGAGGAGACGCATATGTTTCAGTATAAAAATTCACATACTTTTCTTGAATGGTGATTTATATAACTATATTATAGCGAGCTTTAAAGACTTTGATCACCAAAATAATAAATGAGTCCTTATGTTAATTAATGCTAAAGATATTCTCGAAAAACTAAACCCACATAATAAAATCAATTATGACTCGGTACTTAAAGAAGTCATTGCCGATTGGCAATCTGGATCCATTCGTCCTAAATTATTAATTCATAGCTGCTGTGCCCCTTGTAGCACATATGTTTTGGAGTATTTGGCACAGTATGCAGATATTACTATCTATTTTGCTAATTCAAATATTCATCCTCGTGTTGAGTATGAATACCGGAGTGTAGTACAGCAAAAATTTATTGCTGATTTTAATGAAAAGACAGGCAACAATGTTCAGTTTTTAGAAGCACCTTATCAACCCGCTGAATTTATTAAACAAGTTGAACATTTGCGTGATGCTCCGGAAGGCGGTGAACGTTGCCATCTCTGTTATAAAATGCGTTTGGATTTAGCTGCAATCAAAGCTCAAGAATTGGGATTTGATTATTTTGCCAGTGCGTTAACACTCAGTCCTAAAAAGAACAGTCAAAAAATTAATCAACTTGGTTTTGAAATTCAAGAAATTTTTTCAGTTAATTATCTACCTTCCGATTTTAAAAAAAATAATGGTTATAAGCGCTCAATAGAACTTTGCAAAGAATATGATGTATACAGGCAGTGTTATTGTGGTTGTATTTTTGCAGCTAAAGCCCAAGGTGTCGATTTAAAAAATGTGATAGCTATTGCTAAACAAGGATTAGAAAAACAAGCTTAATTTTTCATTAACTGGTATAACTATACTGAAACGTAGCCTTAACCTGAAACTTTTTGACAAAACTGACATTTTTACAGAATAAAAATACTAAACAAGCATAGTAAATAGTTAACGTATTTAGCTATAATGTTGTTACTATAAATAAAATTTATAGTGAAGCGCGGCTGTTTGATTTTACAATGTGTGAGTTTATTATGACAAAAAAGTATAGATTAGGATTGGATGTTGGTTCTACAACTGCAAAATGTGTTGTGCTTGATGAGCATGATAATTTTGTTTACACCAATTATGTACGTCATAATACCCATATTGTAGCAACAGTGCTTGAATTACTGAATGAAATCAAACAAAAGCTGGGTAATGATATTCATTTATCGGTAAAAGTAACGGGTTCTGCTGGAATGGGTATTTCAGAGAAAGCCGATATTGCTTTTATACAAGAGGTTGTAGCCGCTTCTGAAGTGGTGCAGCGCAAATATCCGGAAGTACGAACTTTAATCGATATTGGCGGTGAAGATAGCAAAATGATTTTCTTCTTTCCTGATCGTTCACCTGATATTCGCATGAATGGCAGTTGTGCAGGGGGAACAGGGGCATTTATTGATCAGATGGCAACTTTGCTTAATATTCCAATTCAACAATTTGATCAACTTGCTCAAAATCATACCCAAATTTTTCCTATTGCTTCCCGCTGTGGCGTATTTGCCAAAACCGATGTTCAAAATCTAATCAGCCGCAATGTTTCCAAAGAAAATATTGCCTATTCTGTTTTACATGCTGTTTGTATTCAGCTCGTTAATACTTTAGCGCGCGGCTATGATATTGTGCCGAAAGTTATGTTAATTGGTGGGCCGTTTTCCTTTATTCCAACCTTAGGCAAGGCGACTTTAGAGACATTAAAATTAGCAGAAGATCAAATCGTTAAAACTGACCATCCGACATTATTATCCGCATGGGGAGCTGCAATTCATCTTATTGAGCGAACCGAGCTTTCACTTGATGATTTTATTAATCGATTAAATGCCTCAACTAAAATCATAGCTAATCAATCTTTTCGATTAAAACCATTATTTAATGAATCATTATCTTTTAATGATTGGAAAAAACAGCGTAAATATATTCAAATTCCACGTTTAAATTTAACCGATTACCAAAAAGAATACGCTTTTTTAGGCATTGATAGTGGTTCAACAACGACTAAAATTACACTCATCAGTGAAGATAACGAGCTTCTTTTTACTCATTATGCTCCTAATAATGGCCACTCTATCAGTGCTTTAATTAAAGGGTTAACCCTATTAAAAGATGAAATTGCTGCATCAGGTAAACAAATTGTCATTGCTCGCACTGGCGTAACAGGATATGGCGAAGAGCTTTTAAAAGCGGCTTTTGCATTTGATGATGGATTGGTTGAAACCATGGCGCATTTCGCTGCCGCTAAAAATATTGATCCAAACGTAAGTTTTGTTATGGATATTGGCGGACAGGATATGAAAGCGATCTTTATCGCTAATGGAGTTGTCAATCATATTGAGCTTAATGAAGCATGTTCATCAGGTTGTGGATCTTTTATTGAAACTTTTGCTAAATCACTTAATTCCAATACGATCGATTTTGCTGACGCGGCTTGCAATTCGTCCAATCCCTGTGATTTAGGGACACGTTGCACCGTTTTTATGAACTCTAAAGTAAAACAAGCTTTGCGTGAAAATGCGACCATGGGGGACATTTCAGCAGGACTGGCCTTTTCGGTCATTAAAAATGCCATTCATAAAGTGCTTAAACTCCATGATATGCGTAAGTTAGGTAATAATATCGTGGTACAAGGTGGGACTTTTAAAAACCCAGCGGTATTTAGAGCATTAGAACAATTAACAGGAGCACAAATTACCAGCTCTAATATTCCTGAATTAATGGGTGCCTATGGAAGTGCATTAGTTGCAAAAAATCATTACCAACAAAACCCCGTTTTATCCCAGTTCATAGGGTTAGACCAGCTTCATAAAGCTGAAGATAACAAAGCCAAACCTTCACGTTGTAAAGGGTGTGAAAATAAATGCGATATTATGATTTATCGTTTTGCAAATGGGCAACGTTATTATTCAGGAAATAAATGTGAAAGATTCTTAAGTAATAATCAATACAAAGACAACAGTTCATTTAATATGCTCGATTACAAAAACGAACTGTTATTTGAACGCGCTAACACCTCTAATCCTAATGCTAAAATCAATATTGGTATTCCACGAGTATTAGGTCAGTATGAGAATTTTCCTTTTTGGCACACATTATTAATGCAAAGTGGCATTAATGTCATACTTTCGCCTTATTCCACTCAGGCTATTTACGAAAAGGGTGCGGGTACGGTAATGTCTGATAGTATCTGCTTCCCTGCCAAATTAGTGCATGGGCATATTATGGAACTTATTGAGCAGAAAGTAGATCGTATCTTTATGCCAATGGTTGTGTTTGAGTCTGCGCAATTTGATAATTCGGTTAATAATTACAATTGCCCAATTGTAAGTAGTTATGCTGAAGTTGTGCACAGTGCGATTAATCCCGAAAACAAATATAATGTGCCCCTTGATTATCCTGTTATCAACTTTACTGATATCCAATTACTGAAAAAAGGTTGTATTAATTATTTAACATTCCTAGGAATCACGAAAAAAGTGGCGGAAAATGCCTTTTCCCATGCGTTGATCGCTCAGTCAGAATATAAAAAATCGCTCTATAATAAAGCGGTTGAAATAGTCAACAATGCTAAGCAAACAGGTCGTTATGTGTTTATTTTAGGGGGACGACCTTATCATAGTGACAGTTTAATTAACCATAAAACTCCTG
Proteins encoded:
- a CDS encoding epoxyqueuosine reductase QueH; amino-acid sequence: MLINAKDILEKLNPHNKINYDSVLKEVIADWQSGSIRPKLLIHSCCAPCSTYVLEYLAQYADITIYFANSNIHPRVEYEYRSVVQQKFIADFNEKTGNNVQFLEAPYQPAEFIKQVEHLRDAPEGGERCHLCYKMRLDLAAIKAQELGFDYFASALTLSPKKNSQKINQLGFEIQEIFSVNYLPSDFKKNNGYKRSIELCKEYDVYRQCYCGCIFAAKAQGVDLKNVIAIAKQGLEKQA
- a CDS encoding acyl-CoA dehydratase activase-related protein → MTKKYRLGLDVGSTTAKCVVLDEHDNFVYTNYVRHNTHIVATVLELLNEIKQKLGNDIHLSVKVTGSAGMGISEKADIAFIQEVVAASEVVQRKYPEVRTLIDIGGEDSKMIFFFPDRSPDIRMNGSCAGGTGAFIDQMATLLNIPIQQFDQLAQNHTQIFPIASRCGVFAKTDVQNLISRNVSKENIAYSVLHAVCIQLVNTLARGYDIVPKVMLIGGPFSFIPTLGKATLETLKLAEDQIVKTDHPTLLSAWGAAIHLIERTELSLDDFINRLNASTKIIANQSFRLKPLFNESLSFNDWKKQRKYIQIPRLNLTDYQKEYAFLGIDSGSTTTKITLISEDNELLFTHYAPNNGHSISALIKGLTLLKDEIAASGKQIVIARTGVTGYGEELLKAAFAFDDGLVETMAHFAAAKNIDPNVSFVMDIGGQDMKAIFIANGVVNHIELNEACSSGCGSFIETFAKSLNSNTIDFADAACNSSNPCDLGTRCTVFMNSKVKQALRENATMGDISAGLAFSVIKNAIHKVLKLHDMRKLGNNIVVQGGTFKNPAVFRALEQLTGAQITSSNIPELMGAYGSALVAKNHYQQNPVLSQFIGLDQLHKAEDNKAKPSRCKGCENKCDIMIYRFANGQRYYSGNKCERFLSNNQYKDNSSFNMLDYKNELLFERANTSNPNAKINIGIPRVLGQYENFPFWHTLLMQSGINVILSPYSTQAIYEKGAGTVMSDSICFPAKLVHGHIMELIEQKVDRIFMPMVVFESAQFDNSVNNYNCPIVSSYAEVVHSAINPENKYNVPLDYPVINFTDIQLLKKGCINYLTFLGITKKVAENAFSHALIAQSEYKKSLYNKAVEIVNNAKQTGRYVFILGGRPYHSDSLINHKTPEILNALGCDVITEDSVLGAINQLSPELQICSQWSYPNRLYAAASFVAEQPNNVQFVQLNSFGCGPDAIVTDECKAILESKGKTCTVIRVDEITATGSVRLRLRSIIESMRMNQQQPLIKVERKKTAIFSKQDKQRRTILAPFISDFYSPLLPPIFALSGYKLETLPKPDKSSVEWGLKYCNNEICYPATIIVGDIVKALRSGKYNREEVAVGITQTGGQCRASSYLSLIKKAMISNGFDDIPIISLSTGNMSQDEQPGFKINWLKTLPISFFSILFADSLSKMYYAIAPRAKVKQQANQLKELYTRKLQQLINQKKGSRSIFALLADAVKHFNQIEVVNNKDCPQIGIVGEIYVKYNNFGNQHSVEWLIDQGIEPVIPPMIEFFAQCFVNHDSNVDNHLVSKTYHSYLMHFFEKIAQRYIDKTNKILSTFKYYQPFHNIRDISKKAKQILNLSNQFGEGWLIPAGIMTFAEYGINNVISLQPFGCIANHVVSKGVEKRMRDLNPKLNLLYLDFDDGAGEVNVLNRLHFMVSSLKYSQLQRIV